CAAACTCCCAGCGAGACAAAGCAAATAATTCCTCAAAGCGTCGTTTCAtgtattttcttcctcttttcgaCTGAACATCAAACGCAGACTTACTGTGGACCCACCAGACCTGACTCCTGCACTCCTGGATTAAACCACCACATGCGAGTTtctgcagtaacacacaccacCTGTTCGCGCTGCGGCTCTGGTCCCGTCCTCTGGGACCCCGGTTCGAGACCCTCGGACTCTTGACACAGACAGaacaaaactacacaacacgcctctttttttttttttttttttttactcacaacttctgctgctcactgattcGGCTTTGGAGTAAACTGATCTGTAAGCACGAGTTGAAGAACAATCGGAAAACGATGAAAGTTTTGAGCTCCATCATTTTATCTTTTGTGGATTTTTCATGCGCAtcttgttttcagattttttcaATCCAAAGAAATATCGCCAAAAGGGAATCATAGTTTTCAACAATTTGAATAAGAAAGTCAAGGGTACAGTTAATATATACATTATTTACAGTTACAGATTATGGAAGACTTCCTATATAACTATGCTTTTATTGCCTCAACaatgatgtgaaaaaaagtGCCATTATCAAAATAATCAAATGATTGTTTaaaggttttcagtttttttttctataaatttaaacaaatcttAGTGACGATCAGAAAACACATCAATACGCTgactttaattttttaatttttaaaaaaaaaaattggattaaACAATTGGAGTTTTCGAATATCCAGTTAGATTTTTCATCTAgttcagagatttaaaaaaaaaaagttgaaataaaatgtttttttgatcTGTTTTGCACCTTCCAAACAATGTTCTATAAAGCACAccttatttgttttttgaacAGTATTCAAGTATTTagattggggaaaaaaaaaaagttggggaCACTTTGAGAACTactgttcttttcttctttttttttttttttttttccacacttacATCGTATTTCTGTCTCTTGAGCCTCTCGGTCAGGTCAAACTTCTCGGCCTCCAGCGTGAAGAGCCACTGCCACAGCTCGTTGGCCTTCTCCCTGTGGAGGAACATCCTCCACAGTCAACAACGGAAACGTGGTCCCGCGACGTGTTTCCGGCCGCGTCCCCGCCTCCTTACTTGACTTTCTCCTCGTTGAGATGCTCGATGTTGAGCGGTTTCCTCCTCTCCGCcaggatcttcttcttcttctccctctccgTCTGCTTCTTCGCTCCCCTCTTTCCgtcttgctgtgaggcgagagagCGACGGGAAGGAGTCGCGTTTCCGTTTCGTGAACGGGCGGACCGCGAGACGCCGGATGACTCACCCTCTGCTGGACGCCGCAGTACTGCTGAGTCATGTTCGTCAgggccttcttcttcttggcgtCCTCGTCCTGCCTCTTCCgagcctcctccatctccttcctctccttctcttcctgtgGCGCAGAGTGGAGAAAGCGTTTTTATGTCTCTGAGGCAATCACACTGATCTGTGCCACTCAAAAAGACACAATTAGGCATTATTAATATGTTATATTAATGTCGTAATCTTTTATCAGTCATCTGTGAAGTGCTTTTATTGAACTAGATAGATAGAGATAGAGGAACTCACTGCCAAGCGAGCCTgcctctccttctccagctcagctcgGATCCTCTGCTGCTCGGCCCTCTCAGCACGACGCTTCTcctaatcacacacacacacacacacaccggtgcAGTGTGATTGTTTGCTCGGGGTGGTGCATCACTCCAGCGATCTGGCTCGCGTTCCTGGAAGACTCACAATCCTGTTGACGAGAGCGAcgagctcctcctcgtccttctTCCTCTGGATGAAGTGGGCCTCGATCAGCGAGTGCAGCTCAGACAGATCCTTCTCGTGACGCTTCCTGTTGATGTCCTGCAGGTCACACAACCTTCATCAGCGTTTGGGCCGGATCATGGTTATTTCGGTCTGTTTGAGATGATCTGACGCTTAGTTCAGTGCCGCTTCTGTTTTCAGCAAACGAGAAATCTTTTCTTCCATCACTTACGTCGAAGTCGACTTTTTCTCCTTCAGGAATCTTTGGCACCGTCATGGCTGGAGCAAAAGCCCTGAAACGCAATCGGTCTGGTTTATAATGCTAATAATATCGGGTGAAGGAGCCGGCGGTTTGGTCGCATGAAGCGATCGAAGCTGAAATGATAAAATACTTACTTTGGTTTGGGTTTGGAGTCATCTGTCGTAATGAAAGGAGAACAGGCTCAGGTCATTCTGATTTATGTTTACCTCTTAAAACAATCCCCATTCTCATTCATCTCTTTCTTCTCAATACCAGAAAAGATCCATCTCAATcttaaatatggaaaaaaaaacatgtcggtgctctctctctctctcccactgaCCACATACAGCCAGGGTGGATTTGATCATTTTTGCTGGACGTGGCTGTAAAGAGTGTCTGGCACTGGATGTCCGGCACTGTGGCTTTAAAGCGAGTGGAGGACAGATTGTGGAACAGCATGTCGGGATCGGCTGCTGCCAGCGCTGAGGGGATTTCTTTATAGTCTCTTTAAAGCTGTTTCTCAAATACCACACAGCCTTTGTTTTGAGTTTGTGCTGAGGAGCggtttttattttacttgtgcCATAGCTATCACATGCagcggaaaaaaaagaagaagaagattcaCAGTACCTTCATCTGCAACTTGAGCTTCTACAGGAAGGAAATGGGAAAAGTTAGTACATATAAATTCATCTTTTTGAATAACAACTTCATATGTTGTAATATAATACGCTTTTATTGTGCATCATAAAAAAGTAACAATGTCTAAATCTAAAGTGTTGACATGACGGTCTTTGTCTGGGTAAAGTATTTTAGTACCAAAAGCCGCATTAATAAATGTATAGTCAGTGTGGGTCAGAGCTACGCTTGTAACAAATGAAACCACGTCAAGATGAGGTGTAAATTCAGATTATTTtaaactgtgtaaaaaaaaaaaaaagccttcctCAAGAAAGAAGAGCATCGCTTGAGGCCAAGCGGGTCctcatccaatatggcggcTATGTTCATAGAGAGTAAAGACAGTGGACGTagctttcgtgacgtcacccatagcgttCCCAAATCCAACTTGATGCAAAACATTTGATGGTTTAATTTAGTCCGATCATGCAGAAacggctgaaaaaaaaataacctacCGTCTTCTGCGGGCTCCTCCGCAGGCTCTTCTGGAGGCTCTTTGGAAAAggaacagagaaaaacccatGAAATGTTGCTCCAGTGGTTCTTGAAACAGGTTTGCtaaaacaaacttttcttttgatCTGATCCTGATGTTGTCTGTTTGGTTTCACCGTAATTTTCAGAGAACTGTTTAGCAGCCAGTCTCCAAGGTAATCTGAAAGTCTTTAAGAAACCAGGTTGGGATCCACTGAATGATCCTGACGTCTGTTGCAgaaaacgaaaaaaagaaaggatgaaAAGGCCTCACCTTCAGCTTCTGGCGCCGGAGGCTCTGAGGTGGTGAGAAAACAATGAAAGCGTGATCATATAACCCAGCTCGGTTAAATACATTTATGTATAAGATGCATCAAAGAAATGGAAAGTTTAAACTGTTTCCGTAAAAGTAAGCAGAAGTCATAAAATGTCTGTTTACGTTCAGACAGAGGAGGCAATTCTTCCACTAAAGTGTTACCAGGACAAATATTTCGGGAGGAGGCGAGGGAGATTGCAGGATATCTGCACCGTGAAAATGATTAATCTCCAACACAGAATCACAAAGATTGGAGCTCGTGATTACTTTTCCTGACAAATAGTTGGGCAGCGATGACTCCTCGCTGCAACTCAAACATGGCAGCGCTGAGCCGCGCTGTGCATACAGATTTTAGAGGATGAAATATGCCGTACCCTCCTCTTCGGGCTCTGGAAGGCGAGGCGGCGGATCGGAGCGTGAAACAGAGAGCAGGCCGTCAGTCCGCGACAATGCGAATGTTTGTTAACAGGAAGATTTACAGcagaggtctgcaacctttaaAGACCTGCAAAAAGGGGCTTTTTCTACCTTTAAAATTCTGTCTGGAGCcagaaaacagctttaatctTTAAATCAGAAACAACACAGTTCATAACGTTTAGTTTGTACTTTGACTataaacataaaaacagcaTCTTAGGTTGTATTTAAGACATTTTATCACTAAAtccaacatttttttccccgcttgttttctttttggctCCTGGCCCTGGGTTGCAGACCTCTCATACAGACagatgttaaaaagaaaaaaaaaaaagttcctacCATCAGCTGTGGGCTCAGGCGCAGCTGAGGTGGTAATAAATAACAAGGACACGATTAGACATTGTCATTTCATCAACAGAATAGTGAATAAATCATATCAAAGGATTTCAAGGGATACAATAACTCATATTTTCTATCTTAGAATCGGTAAGAAGTCTGAGCTTTTGGACAAACATGAAACAACTCTCACAAACAGAAGATATCAGACGTGGAagatgtgaatattttaaagcGACTGTCAACTGTGTTCTTGCatgaaaagcctttttttttttcagtgtagaCATCCCTGCTTTCTTCAAAAGAATATCTTATTTTTGGATTATTTCAACAAATACTCAACTTCTCGGCTGAAACATAGCAGTGATTAGTAGGTACTGAGCATGAACATGCACAATAAAACTTGtaaatttgtaaaaaaattgAATCATATCCGCTTAAGTATTAATATCATTCATTACCTTCAACTTCTGGGGCGACTTCTGTATTAAAAGAACACATGAAGAATTTAAACAGTCAAAGTTTGTCGGTGGAAAACAAGTGAAGAAAACAGGAATACGACACCAACTCCCCGGCAATGAGACGCCACGAGGGCGTAAacgagaaagagagaaatataaaaaaggttttatttacagatgaaaaacaaatcacacaaacattttctctttcagagtCTCCATGACTGAGTGAACAAAATATGGATTAGCGGATCAATGAGTCGGTGGCAAACAGCTCGCGGCTGGGATTTGGTCATATTCTGAGCTCTGTCACATTGTCTCTCTCGGGATgcgttgaaaaacactgcaggtgTTTGACATTCATGCCAAACAAAGCCGAAACAGGGAATGATCCCGGATCACAGACGGGGCCTGCGAGCGCTTCGTAACACGTCGGGAATCAAAGCGGCCTAAACACCAGTTAGGCTTCATAATTGCACCGCCCATCAATATGACTTTGTTTGGATCTGCCGCGGGGCAAACGACCAGAACCTCAAGTCGAAATACAGCAGAGCAAAGTCAACACATTAGTTATGAAGCTAGAAGTAAAGTGCTGCATGTTACATCGTGAAAATATGAGTTACAAAATAATGAAGACCACGATGGTTCCTGATATAGTGTGTGAATTCATGTGTTCTGCTAACCTGCATTTTGCTTTCTGAAAGCTCGATTGCTCAATGTCACCTGAAGAAAAAATTGATATAAAGTGGTAAATCGTGAGCTTGGGTTGAGCTTCTTTTCTGCGATGTGATACATCTAGACAATTCCAGAAGAAATGTTGACTTTGTGCCTGCCACATGAATGAACCCCTGGGTTGCTGTCATGTCATCATGAAAGGCCAGTTTACTGCTACAGCCTGACCactttttcaaagtcaaaatcaacaaaaaaaaaatttttttttttgtttttttttcactgaaaattgtcttatcacttttttaaagtcaaattaagaaaaaagaattttGGCCTATTTTCATAGAAAATGACCTTCCTAGTCAAAATCAAGTCAAAAtcaagaatttattttttttttttgttttttcactaaaaatggtcttcctatagccttaccacttttttcaagttcccatctcccatctgcttccTTCAACTTACACTCTTGGACGGTCCCCAAGCACACTTTTGGagttgaaattaagaaaaaaatatttcgtcagttatcatgaaaaatggtcttactaaaATAATATTCCTTTAATAttccttaccacttttttacagtcaaaagtaagatttttttttggccaattttcattaaaattgtctcactgtagccttaccacttttttaaagtcgaAATAAAggaatattattattatttttttccactaaaaatggtcttaccactttttgaagtcaaaattaaggaaaattatttgtaagtttttttcactaaaagtggtcttcttttcttttccaataTTCACCCATTGATGATTTTGTAACACTTTCGCAGTGGAGTGATGTTGTGTCCGTGGCTTACTTGGTAGAGCAGTGGTCTATGGTATGTGAGGTCAGTGGTTCAACCCTCATCTCCTTCATTCAATGTACGCTCATGAGTGGTCCCCAAGCACACTTTAGGagttgaaattaagaaaaacaatattttgccaaatttcatgaaaaatggtcttaccacATTTTTACactcaaaattaagaaaatttttgttttgccaatttgcattaaaattgtttttctatagccttaccacttttttaaagtcaaaattaaggaaaaaaaagttttgcaaaatttcatgaaaaatggtcttactatagccttaccacttttttaaagtcaaaattaagaaaaaaaatatttcgcCAAATTTCATCAAAAATGGTCCACGTTTTTACAATGAAAAttaagaatatattttttttttgccaatttccTTAAAATTGTCTTACTGTagccttactatagccttaccactttttcaatgtcaaaatcaagaaaaaaatttttttgttttttttcattgaaaatggtcttgccttaccacttttttttgttttttcgctAAAAATGGTCTTACGATAGCCTtatcattttttaaagtcaacatcaaaaaaaatttttttttgtttttttcactaaaCATGGTCTTACTACAGCCTTGCCATTTTTTTAAGTCAACAGCATatatttcaacaattttcaCAAAGACAGTTTCACTCGTCTTTTTTAATCGAAATTCAGCAAaaatagccttaccacttttttcaagtcaaaattaagaaacatttttttggcCAATTTTCATAGAAAATGGTCTTACtgtagccttaccactttttcaaagtcaaaatcaagaaaattttttttgtttttttcattgaaaatggTCTTGCCTGACCActtttttcaagtcaaaatcaagaaatgtttttttttcactaaaatgGTCTTACAATAGCCTtatcattttttaaagtcaacatcaagacagattttttttattatttttttcactaaaaatggtTTTACTATAGGCTTgccattttttaaagtcaacaaCATATATTTcaccaattttcacaaaaaaagtcTTACGACAGTTTGACCCGTCTTTTTAATTCGAAATTCAgcaaaaattctttttttttttctgattttcactGATTAATGGTCTTATCACACTTTTGCAATAAAATGGTGTTGTGTCTGGTGTCTTGGTAAAGTAGTGGCCTCTGGTATGTGATGTCACTGGTTCGACTCCCATCTCCTTCCTTCAATTTACACTCTTGGACGGTCCCCAAACACATTTTTGGagttgaaattaagaaaaaaatatttcatcaatGATCAtgtagccttaccactttttcgAAGTCAATGAAATATCAATATCAATGAAAATtggcaaacacatttttttttattttgacttcagttttgtttttcactaaaatggtcttaccacttttttcaagtcaaaatcaagaatttttttttgttttttcaccaaaaatggtcttactatagccttaccacattttaaagtcaaaattaaggaaagaaatattttgccaaatttcatgaaaaaattacaataaaaattaagattttttttt
The sequence above is drawn from the Salarias fasciatus chromosome 17, fSalaFa1.1, whole genome shotgun sequence genome and encodes:
- the LOC115404635 gene encoding troponin T, fast skeletal muscle-like, with product MADEEVVEEIPEEVSRTDGLLSVSRSDPPPRLPEPEEEEPPAPEAEEPPEEPAEEPAEDEAQVADEDDSKPKPKAFAPAMTVPKIPEGEKVDFDDINRKRHEKDLSELHSLIEAHFIQRKKDEEELVALVNRIEKRRAERAEQQRIRAELEKERQARLAEEKERKEMEEARKRQDEDAKKKKALTNMTQQYCGVQQRQDGKRGAKKQTEREKKKKILAERRKPLNIEHLNEEKVKEKANELWQWLFTLEAEKFDLTERLKRQKYDINVLQTRIQANQSAKGRGKAKGRVR